CACGGTTTCGAGGATGCCTTCGTCGCCGGCGAACACGCCCGACTCCCGGGGCCACGGGGCGGCCATGTCGGTGAAGCCCAGTTCCTGCGCTCGGCCCAGGAAGTCGCGGTAGCACTCGACGCTGGACAGCGAGTACACCGGGGCGGCGTCGGATTGCAGGACCCTGCGTAGGCCCGGTCGGTCTGCTGTGGCCTCCTCGAAGCGGGCCGAGAGTTCTGCCAAGGACGTCCACCAGTTGTCCAAGGTGTCGTGGCGCGTCCCGGTGGTGACCCAGCCCTGGCCGTAGCGGGCGGCCAGGGCCAGGGACTTGGGGCCGTTGGCGGCTACCACGAACGGGATTCGGGGGCGTTGCACGCAGCCCGGCAGGGTGCGCGCGCCCACGGCCCGGTAGTACTGCCCCGACCAGGTCACGTCGTCCTGGGTCAGCAGCAGGTCCAGCAGTTCGACGAACTCCGCGTACCTGGCGGACGGGCTGCGGGCGTGGTTGGTGCCGCCGAAGACCGTGCTGTCGTAGCCGCCCTGGCCGCCTGCCCCGACGCCCAGCGTGAAACGGCCGTCGGACACGTCGTCCAGAGCCGTCAACTCGCGGGCGAACGGCAGTGGGTGGCGGAAGTTCGGGGACGCCACGAGCATCCCCAGTTCGATCCGCGAGGTCGCCTCGGCCGCCAGCGCCAACGTGGGCACGCTGCCGAACCACGGGCCGTCGACCAACGGGCCCCAGCCGACGTGGTCGAAGGTCCACGCGGTGGCGAAGCCGTAGCGCTCGGCGGCCTCCCACCGGGGTCGGGCGTGCTTCCAGCGGTACTCCGGCAGGATCGTGATCCCTGCGCGCATCCCCCAGCTCCAATCAGTCGAGGTGTTCAATCGAACACGTCAAATGTTCGAGCGTCAAGCGTGCAACCATCCCGGCGGCCCGCCTTGTAGTACCGGGGTCCAACGATCGAAAGGCCACAGGGTGGGGGTTCCCGAAGGGTTCCAGGAGTTCGTGGCGACGGCGTCGCCGCGCCTCCTGCGCACCGCGTTCTTGCTGACCCGCGACGTCGGGCACGCCGAAGACCTGCTCCAGACCGCGCTCGCCCGCGCGTGGCGGTCGTGGAGCCGGATCGACGGCGCGGCCGAGCCGTACGTGCGGCGGATCATGGTCAACACCTACGCCACGTGGTGGCGGCGGCGTTGGCGGGCCGAGACACCGACCGACGAGGTGCCCGAACGGGTCGGCGAGTCCATCGAGGACGCCGTCGACCGGCGGGAGTGGTTGTGGGACGCCCTCGGGCGGTTGCCGCGGCGGCAGCGGGCCGCGGTGGTGCTGCGGTACTACGAGGACCTGTCCGAGGCCGAGGTGGCGGCGGTGCTGGGCTGCTCGGTGGGCACGGTCAAGAGCCAGACCAGTCGTGCGCTGGCCAAGCTGCGGCTGGACGAGACGGTCGTGCGGGAAGGAGCGGGGCGGTGAACGAGGCGGAACTGGTGGAGTTGTTGCGGGAACGCGCCGACATCCCCGACGAGGGCCACCGCACGCGCGTCGAGGGCGTGCGGGCCAAGGTGCGGCGCAGCCGGTGGCAGCAGGCGGGCGGCATCCTGGCGGCGGTCGTGGTGGTGCTCGCGGGCCTGCTGTACGCGGTGCCGCGCGGGCCGTCCTCCGACCCGGCGGACCCGCCCGGCGAGTCGCTGCCGACCTACCAGGACGGCTACCGGTTCTCCACGACCGCGTTCGCCACGCTGCCGGAGCGCACGAAGGAGGTGACCTACGAGGTCAAGGGCGACTTCCTGGTCTACGCCCACTGCGCGATCACCGACCTGCACCGCACCACGATCCTGATCAAGGTCAACGACCGGGTCTGGTACGACGGCCCGTGCGACCGGAACGGCGGTCCGGTCCTGCCGCCGCGCGACGCGCGGACCGCGTACGGCATCCGGCTCGGGCAGCCGATCCGGATCGAGCTGAGCCTGCCGGACCCGGCGGCCCGCACCGGCCGGTGGGGCATCCGGATCGGCGAGGCGGTGGCGTTCGCGGACTACTCCTTCCCGCCGCGCCCGTCGCAGCTCGCGGCGCTGCCCCGCGGCGACCAGGTCGTGGCGTGGTCGCACCCCGAACACCCGGACGGGCAGTTCGAGACGCGCTTCCCGTGGCCGGACGCCGGTGAGCTGGTGCTGTGGACCAACTCGCCCGGCCGGTTCCGCGTGTTCGTCAACGGCGTTCCGGTGGTGGAAGCGGTCTTCTTCGACTACGGCGTGCACTGGGCGCCCTCGGGACCGATCTCCGAGTGGTCTCGGCTGTACGGGCTGGACGTCAAGCCCGGCCAGGAGGTCGTGCTCCTCGTCATCCCCGAGCGCGCCGCCGGGCAGTGGCAGGTCACGCAGTCGCCCGCCCAGCCCAGGTGAGCGGGGCGCGCACCACCAGGACCCCGTCGAGCAGCCACGCCTCGATGCGGTCCACGTCGACCTCGGCGGGGATGGTGGCGCAGAAGTAGAAACCGCCGGAGGAGGGGCGGGCGGTGATGCCGACGCGGGAACGCAGCACCGGCACGCCGTCCGCCCGCACGTCGTGGTCGTGCACCTCGACCCGGACGTCCAGGTCGGGCACGACGGTGGCGATGAGGTAGGCGTCCCGGGTGACGACGACGTCCACCGAGTGCGGGTCGGCGTCGTCGGTGGTGACGTCCCAGGGGCGGCCGAGGGTGCGGCCGATGAGGTTCCACCACCGGTCCATCTCGCGCAGCGGCCCCGGGTCCGGACGACCCCGGTGGACCGTCAGCCACTCCACGACCGTCACCCTTCGGTGGTTTTCGGGCACGTCGAAGCTCGTGTACCCGCTTTGAGCAGGCACACGCTCGTTCGGACGGGTGAAGTTGTTACTCCGAGTCGGGGACTCCCGCGGGTGACTGCTCCTCGACCGTCGGCATCGGCGCGGTCTGCGCGGCGGCGGCTTCGGCGTCGTCCACGAGCTCCGGTCCACCCCACTGCCCGTCGGCGGTGCCCAGTCGGTGCTTGCCCATCGTCGTACTCCCCTCACAGGTTCCGAGGACACGTACCCAGCCCGCGGGCGGTTCACACCCGGGGGTGTGGGCGATCACGTCGAAGAATGCGAAGATCTTCCGCCTATGACCCAGCTCACCACCGGGGTCCGCGCCGGGTACGCGCTGGGCTCGTTCACCACCGGCGCGTTCGGCACCGTGCCGGGGCTGCTCCTGCTGCCGTACCTGACCGACCGGCTGGCCGTGCCCGCCGCCGTCGCCGGGGTGCTGGTGCTCGCGCCCAAGGCGTGGGACGTGCTGTTCAACCCGGTCGCGGGCCGGATCAGCGACCGGGCGGGCGTGCGGCGACCGTTCCTGCTGCGCGGCGGCATCGCGGTGGCGGTGCTGTTCGCGGCGCTGTTCGCCGGGCCGTTCACGGGTGCGGCGGGCGCGGTGTACGTGGCCGCGGTGTTCCTGCTGTGCGCGACCGCGTACGCGTTCTTCCAGGTCCCGTACGTGGCGATGGCGGCGGAGCTCACCACCGACTACGACGAGCGCACCCGGCTCATGGCGTGGCGGATCACCGTGCTGGCGCTGGCGATCCTGGTCAGCGGGGCGGGCGCGCCGGCCGTGCGGGACGCGGGCGGGTACGGGCTGGTGGGCGTGGCGGTCGGGGTGCTGATCCTGGCCGGGACGCTGGCGACCTACCTGGGCACGCGGGACGCGGCGCGGCACGTGCCCACCGCCGCCGGCCTGCGCGAACTGGTCGGGGCGGTGCGGGAGTCGCGCCCGTTCCGGCTGCTGCTGGCCGTGTTCGTGGTGCAGGCCGTCGGGCTGGGCACGATGTTGGCGGGCGTGGACTACTTCGCCCGGCTGGTGCTGGGCGACCAGTCGTTGCAGACGTGGCTGTTCGTCGGGTTCGTGGGTCCGGCGCTGGTGGTCATGCCGCTGTGGCAGCGGGTCGGGCGGCGGCGCGGCAAGCGGTTCGGGCTGGTGGTGGCGTCGGTGCTGTTCGCCGCCGCCGTGGTCGGGCTGACCGCGTCCCGGGCGCTGCCGGTGTGGGGCGTGCTCGCGCTGATGGCGGTGATCGGTGTCGGGTACGCCGGGATGCAGGTGTTCCCGCTGGCCATGCTGCCGGACGTGATCAGCGCGGCGGAGCGGCGGGCCGGGAGCACCCGGGCCGGGCTGTTCTCCGGGGTGTGGACGGCCGGCGAGACCCTGGGTCTGGCGCTGGGGCCGGGTGCGTACGGGCTGGTGCTGGGCCTGGGCGGGTACGTCGCCGGCACCGGCGCGGCGGTGCAGCCCGACAGCGCCGTGACCGCCGCCCTGCTCGGGTTCACCGCCCTGCCCGCGCTGCTGGTCGTGCTCGCCCTGCCGCTGCTGCCCCGTGAGGAGACCGCATGATCCCCGCCGAGGACGTCCTGTCCGAGCTGGCCGCTCTGCGCGCCGATGACCTGCCGACGCACGGCGGGCGGACGCTCGCCTACGTCTACGACAGCGCCTTGCCCGGCCTGGACGACCTCGCGGCTCGTGCGCACGCGATGGCGGCCTCGGTGAACGGCCTCGACCCGACGGCGTTTCCCAGCCTGTTGAGGCTGGAGAACGAGGTGGTCGCCACGGCCGCGCGGCTCCTGGGCGGTACGTCGGACACGGTCGGCACGGTGACCTCCGGCGGCACCGAGTCGTGCCTGCTGGCCGTGCTCGCCGCCCGGGACGCAGCGCCGACGACCGACGCGCCCTCGATCGTCCTGCCGGAGACCGCGCACGCCGCGTTCCACAAGGCCGCCCACTACTTCGGTGTGCGCGTGGTGGCCGTGCCGGTGGACCCGAAGACGTTCCGCGCCGACCCTGCCGCCATGGCCGCCGCGATCGACGACACCACCGTGCTCGTCGTGGTCAGCGCCCCGTCCTACGCGCACGGCGTGGTGGACCCGGTCGCTCCGATCGCCGCCGCTGCCGCCGAACGCGGGGTGCGCTGCCACGTGGACGCGTGCATCGGCGGCTGGGTCCTGCCGTTCGCGCCGGACGCGCCACCGTTCGACTTCTCCGTGCCGGGCGTCACGAGCATCTCCGTCGACCTGCACAAGTACGCCTACGCACCCAAGGGCACGTCCGTGCTCTTGCACGCCAACGCCGACCTGCGCCGCCCGCAGTACTTCGCCAGCGCCGCCTGGCCCGGCTACACGATGCTCAACTCCACCACCCAGTCCACCCGCTCCGGCGGCCCGGTCGCCGCCGCGTGGGCCGTGCTGCGGCACATCGGCGAGGACGGCTACCGGTCCCTCGCCCACACCGCGCTGGCCGCCACCCGCGTGATCCGCGAGGGCGTCGAGGCGATCGAGGGCCTGCGGGTGCTGGGCGAGCCGGACTCGACGCTGCTGGCGTTCACCGCGGACGACGTGGACGTGTTCGTGGTGGCCGACGAGATGCGGGCGCGGAACTGGTACGTGCAGCCGCAGTTCGCGCACCGGTCGTCGCCGGCGAACCTGCACCTCACGGTCACGGCGGCCAACGCGGGCGCGGAAGAGGTGTTCCTGGCCGACCTGCGGGCGTCGGTGGACGCGGCCCGCGCGGCGGGACCGGCGGACGTGCCGGCCGAGGTGGTGGCGTTCGTGCAGGGCCTCGACCCGGAGGCGTTGACACCGCAGGAG
This DNA window, taken from Saccharothrix variisporea, encodes the following:
- a CDS encoding MFS transporter translates to MTQLTTGVRAGYALGSFTTGAFGTVPGLLLLPYLTDRLAVPAAVAGVLVLAPKAWDVLFNPVAGRISDRAGVRRPFLLRGGIAVAVLFAALFAGPFTGAAGAVYVAAVFLLCATAYAFFQVPYVAMAAELTTDYDERTRLMAWRITVLALAILVSGAGAPAVRDAGGYGLVGVAVGVLILAGTLATYLGTRDAARHVPTAAGLRELVGAVRESRPFRLLLAVFVVQAVGLGTMLAGVDYFARLVLGDQSLQTWLFVGFVGPALVVMPLWQRVGRRRGKRFGLVVASVLFAAAVVGLTASRALPVWGVLALMAVIGVGYAGMQVFPLAMLPDVISAAERRAGSTRAGLFSGVWTAGETLGLALGPGAYGLVLGLGGYVAGTGAAVQPDSAVTAALLGFTALPALLVVLALPLLPREETA
- a CDS encoding SigE family RNA polymerase sigma factor, which produces MGVPEGFQEFVATASPRLLRTAFLLTRDVGHAEDLLQTALARAWRSWSRIDGAAEPYVRRIMVNTYATWWRRRWRAETPTDEVPERVGESIEDAVDRREWLWDALGRLPRRQRAAVVLRYYEDLSEAEVAAVLGCSVGTVKSQTSRALAKLRLDETVVREGAGR
- a CDS encoding Hsp20/alpha crystallin family protein: MEWLTVHRGRPDPGPLREMDRWWNLIGRTLGRPWDVTTDDADPHSVDVVVTRDAYLIATVVPDLDVRVEVHDHDVRADGVPVLRSRVGITARPSSGGFYFCATIPAEVDVDRIEAWLLDGVLVVRAPLTWAGRATA
- a CDS encoding pyridoxal phosphate-dependent decarboxylase family protein; translated protein: MIPAEDVLSELAALRADDLPTHGGRTLAYVYDSALPGLDDLAARAHAMAASVNGLDPTAFPSLLRLENEVVATAARLLGGTSDTVGTVTSGGTESCLLAVLAARDAAPTTDAPSIVLPETAHAAFHKAAHYFGVRVVAVPVDPKTFRADPAAMAAAIDDTTVLVVVSAPSYAHGVVDPVAPIAAAAAERGVRCHVDACIGGWVLPFAPDAPPFDFSVPGVTSISVDLHKYAYAPKGTSVLLHANADLRRPQYFASAAWPGYTMLNSTTQSTRSGGPVAAAWAVLRHIGEDGYRSLAHTALAATRVIREGVEAIEGLRVLGEPDSTLLAFTADDVDVFVVADEMRARNWYVQPQFAHRSSPANLHLTVTAANAGAEEVFLADLRASVDAARAAGPADVPAEVVAFVQGLDPEALTPQEFAGLLAAAGLGGAGVLPERMAVVNTLLAAARPALRERLLVEFLGILYS
- a CDS encoding LLM class flavin-dependent oxidoreductase yields the protein MRAGITILPEYRWKHARPRWEAAERYGFATAWTFDHVGWGPLVDGPWFGSVPTLALAAEATSRIELGMLVASPNFRHPLPFARELTALDDVSDGRFTLGVGAGGQGGYDSTVFGGTNHARSPSARYAEFVELLDLLLTQDDVTWSGQYYRAVGARTLPGCVQRPRIPFVVAANGPKSLALAARYGQGWVTTGTRHDTLDNWWTSLAELSARFEEATADRPGLRRVLQSDAAPVYSLSSVECYRDFLGRAQELGFTDMAAPWPRESGVFAGDEGILETVATEVLPTL